In Idiomarina sp. PL1-037, a single genomic region encodes these proteins:
- a CDS encoding WYL domain-containing protein: MLEKLAFSQKQRLAYIDFCLLFKGSIYRQDLIKRFEVGLSAGSRDFNLYKELAPQNLEYDAKQKRYFQTGEFKPLFDHDARRSLIKLANDISDGFDAIGDLHFPVEAPSSLNVPDIFVVAKTVQGILNEQALEINYTSLSSGSGKREIVPHSIVDNGMRWHVRAFDRKTESFRDFVLTRISNVKLIGNYEFGEDSDSDTEWQRMISLQLTPHPNNVKFPKAIEMDYGMQNELLTIDVRAAMAGYLLRRWNVDCTEGAALNGPEYQLWLRNRTSLMNTSNLAIAPGYENNSSGRSH; encoded by the coding sequence ATGCTGGAAAAACTCGCCTTTTCGCAAAAACAGCGCTTAGCGTACATCGATTTTTGTTTGCTGTTTAAAGGCTCGATTTACCGCCAGGACTTAATTAAACGATTCGAAGTTGGGTTATCGGCAGGCTCCCGTGACTTTAATCTCTACAAAGAATTAGCACCGCAAAATCTCGAATACGACGCTAAGCAAAAACGTTATTTCCAGACTGGTGAATTCAAACCGCTATTCGACCATGACGCCAGACGCAGTTTAATTAAATTAGCGAATGATATTTCCGATGGTTTCGATGCTATTGGCGATTTACATTTTCCGGTGGAAGCACCTTCCAGTTTGAACGTTCCTGACATTTTTGTTGTGGCTAAAACCGTACAAGGCATTCTTAATGAACAGGCACTCGAAATTAATTACACATCGCTTAGCAGCGGCTCCGGGAAACGAGAAATTGTACCGCATTCAATTGTTGATAATGGCATGCGTTGGCACGTTCGTGCGTTTGACCGAAAAACCGAAAGTTTTCGCGATTTTGTATTAACCCGAATTAGTAATGTGAAGCTCATCGGCAATTACGAATTTGGCGAAGACAGCGACTCCGATACCGAATGGCAACGGATGATTTCTCTGCAATTAACACCTCACCCTAACAACGTTAAATTCCCAAAAGCCATTGAAATGGATTACGGTATGCAAAACGAATTGCTCACCATCGACGTTCGCGCTGCCATGGCCGGTTATTTATTGCGTCGTTGGAATGTCGATTGCACCGAAGGAGCCGCATTAAATGGCCCCGAATATCAATTGTGGTTGCGTAACCGCACAAGCTTAATGAACACCAGTAATTTAGCAATAGCGCCGGGTTACGAAAACAATTCGTCCGGTCGCTCACACTAA
- a CDS encoding class I SAM-dependent DNA methyltransferase — MDNTEQKFLKQLDDKLWKAADKLRANLDAANYKHVVLGLIFLKYVSDAFEERQEQLLALFKTNDEDNLYYLPRDDFDSDEEYQEALSEELEVLDYYREANVFWVPKAARWSTLKEKAVLPIGSVLWQDDTGNDVKLRSVSWLIDNALEEIEKSNSKLKGILNRISQYQLENEKLIGLINAFSDTSFTKPVLGGERLNLQSKDILGHVYEYFLGQFALAEGKQGGQYYTPKSIVTLIVEMLQPYSGRVYDPAMGSGGFFVSSDKFIEEHAKEQHYDATEQRKHISVYGQESNPTTWRLAAMNMAIRGIDFNFGKKNADSFLNDQHADLRADFVMANPPFNVKDWWNESLADDARWKYGTPPKGNANFAWVQHMLHHLAPTGSMGILLANGSMSSNTNNEGEIRKRLIEEDLVECMVALPGQLFTNTQIPACIWFLTKDKANGMVRNEKKRDRRGEFLFIDARELGYMKDRVLRDFTNDDIAKVADTFHQWQQGESYEDIAGFCKSVNLDDIKKHDFVLTPGRYVGAKEQEDDGEPFNEKMARLTAQLSEQFAESERLEAEIKRNLGGLGYGL, encoded by the coding sequence ATGGACAACACCGAGCAAAAATTCTTAAAACAACTCGATGACAAGCTCTGGAAAGCTGCCGATAAATTGCGGGCCAATTTAGATGCCGCCAACTACAAACACGTCGTGCTGGGGCTTATTTTCTTAAAGTACGTATCGGATGCCTTTGAAGAGCGTCAGGAGCAATTACTTGCGCTTTTCAAAACCAACGACGAAGACAATCTTTACTACCTACCGCGCGATGATTTTGACAGTGACGAAGAGTACCAAGAAGCGCTAAGCGAAGAGCTGGAAGTGCTCGATTATTACCGCGAAGCAAACGTGTTTTGGGTACCCAAAGCGGCACGATGGAGCACATTAAAAGAAAAAGCCGTACTGCCCATTGGTAGTGTTTTATGGCAGGACGATACCGGTAACGACGTAAAATTGCGCTCGGTGTCCTGGCTTATCGACAATGCCTTAGAAGAAATCGAGAAAAGTAACAGCAAGCTCAAAGGCATTCTTAACCGCATCAGCCAATATCAGTTAGAAAACGAGAAGCTCATTGGTCTTATTAACGCTTTCTCGGACACTTCATTCACAAAGCCTGTGCTTGGTGGAGAACGGCTTAACTTGCAAAGCAAGGATATTCTCGGTCATGTTTACGAGTATTTCCTGGGACAATTCGCACTGGCTGAAGGCAAGCAAGGCGGCCAGTACTACACGCCGAAAAGCATCGTGACGCTGATTGTCGAAATGTTACAGCCCTATTCCGGTCGTGTGTATGACCCTGCTATGGGCTCTGGTGGATTCTTTGTGTCCAGCGATAAATTCATTGAAGAGCACGCCAAAGAGCAGCACTACGATGCCACCGAGCAACGAAAGCATATTTCGGTCTACGGCCAGGAGTCCAACCCGACCACTTGGCGCTTAGCGGCCATGAACATGGCCATACGCGGTATCGACTTTAATTTTGGTAAGAAAAACGCCGACAGCTTTTTAAACGATCAACACGCTGATCTTCGCGCCGACTTTGTCATGGCGAACCCACCGTTCAACGTAAAAGACTGGTGGAACGAATCGTTGGCCGATGATGCGCGCTGGAAATACGGCACGCCACCCAAAGGCAACGCCAACTTTGCCTGGGTACAGCATATGCTGCACCACCTGGCACCAACCGGCAGCATGGGTATTTTGCTGGCTAATGGCTCAATGAGCTCAAACACCAACAATGAAGGCGAAATTCGTAAGCGGCTCATTGAAGAAGACTTAGTGGAATGCATGGTTGCCCTGCCCGGCCAACTATTTACCAATACCCAAATACCGGCGTGTATCTGGTTTTTAACCAAGGACAAAGCCAACGGCATGGTTCGCAACGAGAAAAAGCGCGACCGCCGCGGAGAGTTCTTGTTTATTGATGCTCGCGAACTCGGTTACATGAAAGACCGTGTATTACGTGACTTTACCAACGACGACATTGCCAAAGTTGCCGACACCTTTCACCAATGGCAACAGGGTGAGAGCTACGAAGACATCGCCGGCTTCTGTAAATCCGTTAATTTAGACGATATTAAAAAGCATGACTTTGTGCTTACCCCAGGCCGCTACGTTGGCGCAAAAGAACAGGAAGACGACGGCGAACCTTTTAACGAAAAGATGGCTCGACTAACCGCGCAATTAAGCGAACAGTTTGCGGAAAGCGAGCGATTAGAAGCTGAGATTAAGCGTAATCTTGGGGGGCTTGGGTATGGGCTGTGA
- a CDS encoding restriction endonuclease subunit S, producing the protein MGCDWPVVRLGDHVNSCLGKMLDKKKNKGVNQPYLGNSNVRWGEFDLSQLSKMKFEEHEAERYGIEPGDLIVCEGGEPGRCAIWNDALPNMKIQKALHRVRTNSTLNNHFLYYWFLHAGKNGSLEPYFTGTTIKHLTGKALNDLELSLPPRKYQDYVANILASLDKKIQANKKLNQTLEQIAQAIFKSWFVDFEPVKAKISALAAGGSEEDALLAAMQAISGKDKAQLTQLRTENPERYNELRTTAELFPSAMQDSELGEIPEGWEANPFENLLEKTIGGDWGKEKPDEKHKEEVKILRGTDLPNVYSGNDGKVPTRYVEAKKLKNRQLKPWDIVIEVSGGSKGQPTGRSLLITDRLLERLGRSEPASFCRMFRPINENVSLLLALHLQKIYADGKTWLYQNQSTGISNFQTKTFLSKEIVTVPPSPVQEAFFKMVNPLIERIYANESTLLGALRDALLPKLLSGEINIAEESNNQSTDEFNKES; encoded by the coding sequence ATGGGCTGTGATTGGCCAGTTGTGCGTTTAGGTGATCATGTTAATTCTTGCCTTGGCAAAATGCTCGATAAAAAAAAGAATAAAGGGGTTAACCAACCATATCTTGGCAACAGCAATGTTCGCTGGGGTGAATTCGACCTCTCACAGCTATCGAAAATGAAATTCGAGGAACATGAAGCTGAACGTTATGGAATTGAACCTGGGGATCTTATTGTCTGTGAAGGAGGAGAGCCTGGTAGATGTGCTATTTGGAACGATGCACTCCCAAATATGAAGATCCAAAAAGCATTACACAGGGTGCGAACTAACTCGACTTTAAATAATCATTTTCTATATTACTGGTTCCTTCATGCCGGAAAAAACGGTTCACTTGAACCTTATTTTACCGGAACAACAATCAAACATTTAACTGGCAAGGCATTAAACGACTTAGAACTCAGTTTACCACCTAGAAAGTACCAAGATTACGTGGCTAATATTCTGGCTAGCCTCGATAAAAAAATTCAAGCTAATAAAAAGCTAAACCAAACCCTAGAACAAATCGCGCAAGCCATCTTCAAAAGCTGGTTTGTCGATTTCGAGCCCGTTAAAGCCAAAATAAGCGCACTAGCAGCCGGCGGCAGCGAAGAAGACGCCCTACTCGCCGCCATGCAAGCCATATCCGGCAAAGACAAAGCACAACTAACCCAGCTCCGAACCGAAAACCCAGAGCGCTACAACGAACTCCGCACCACCGCCGAACTCTTCCCCTCCGCCATGCAAGACAGCGAGCTGGGTGAGATTCCTGAGGGGTGGGAAGCGAACCCATTTGAAAATCTGCTTGAGAAAACCATTGGAGGAGACTGGGGTAAAGAAAAGCCCGACGAAAAGCACAAGGAAGAAGTAAAAATACTGCGTGGCACTGACCTTCCTAACGTGTACTCAGGCAACGACGGTAAAGTACCAACCCGCTATGTGGAAGCGAAAAAGCTAAAAAACCGTCAATTGAAGCCATGGGATATTGTGATTGAAGTATCAGGAGGTAGTAAAGGACAACCGACAGGGAGATCTTTACTAATTACAGATCGCTTACTTGAGCGACTCGGCCGATCTGAACCTGCAAGTTTTTGTAGGATGTTTAGACCAATTAACGAAAATGTGAGTTTACTCCTAGCACTTCACCTTCAAAAAATTTACGCAGACGGGAAAACATGGCTTTATCAAAACCAAAGTACCGGAATTAGTAACTTCCAAACAAAGACATTTTTATCTAAAGAGATTGTTACTGTTCCCCCCTCTCCAGTACAAGAAGCATTTTTTAAAATGGTTAATCCATTGATTGAGCGTATTTACGCCAATGAATCGACGCTGCTGGGTGCATTGCGGGATGCCCTACTCCCTAAGTTGTTGTCTGGTGAGATAAATATTGCCGAGGAGTCTAACAACCAGTCTACAGATGAATTTAATAAGGAGTCGTAA
- a CDS encoding restriction endonuclease: MELWLTRAGSHGEYEQKFLDEGRIFLTWDGLNQDLSTLESREFLLDLLENNYPNEKLKRLQNHSSQIWPFAKTMQVGDWVVLPSKKQPVIYVGEITSEYRHDKNAEDPFYHSRKVKWFGQEIPRSNFGQDLLYSFGAFMTICRVRRNNALERLKSMSKSGWQPENVKSAVQHSGQINGTDINDVSNDDSFEFNLVDLAKQQVVNLIEQKFKGHDLTRLVAAVLKAKGYSIWQSPEGADGGADILASNGMMGFGDQSICVEVKSGSGTVDRPTVDKLLGAMSKFNAEQGLFVSWGGFKQNVQKDMASSFFRLRLWSQDDFLDELFAVYDKLDDELKAQLPLKRVWSVVLADD; encoded by the coding sequence ATGGAGCTTTGGTTAACGCGAGCAGGGTCTCACGGAGAGTATGAGCAAAAGTTTCTCGATGAGGGAAGAATTTTTTTAACCTGGGACGGACTAAACCAAGATCTTTCGACTCTTGAAAGTCGAGAGTTCTTACTTGATCTACTCGAAAACAATTACCCCAATGAAAAGCTCAAGCGGCTACAAAATCATAGCAGTCAAATTTGGCCTTTTGCCAAGACAATGCAAGTCGGAGATTGGGTAGTTTTGCCTTCAAAAAAGCAACCAGTCATATACGTGGGAGAAATTACTAGTGAATACCGACACGATAAAAATGCTGAAGACCCTTTTTATCATTCAAGAAAAGTAAAATGGTTCGGACAAGAAATACCCCGTTCGAATTTCGGGCAGGATCTTCTATACAGCTTTGGCGCTTTTATGACGATTTGTCGAGTGCGCCGGAATAATGCTTTAGAACGTTTAAAATCAATGTCTAAAAGTGGTTGGCAACCGGAAAATGTAAAGTCAGCTGTTCAACATTCTGGGCAAATAAACGGGACTGACATAAACGACGTTTCTAACGATGATAGTTTCGAATTTAATTTAGTCGATCTCGCGAAACAACAGGTTGTTAACCTAATTGAGCAAAAATTTAAAGGTCACGATCTCACAAGACTAGTGGCGGCCGTTTTAAAAGCCAAAGGATATAGTATATGGCAGAGCCCGGAGGGTGCCGATGGCGGTGCTGATATATTAGCATCGAACGGGATGATGGGGTTTGGTGACCAATCTATTTGCGTAGAGGTTAAATCAGGTTCAGGAACCGTTGACAGACCAACTGTCGATAAGCTTTTAGGAGCTATGTCGAAATTTAATGCAGAGCAAGGTTTATTCGTATCATGGGGCGGCTTTAAACAAAATGTTCAAAAGGATATGGCAAGCAGTTTTTTCAGGTTACGTTTGTGGTCTCAAGATGATTTCCTCGATGAGTTATTCGCTGTCTACGACAAATTGGACGACGAACTCAAAGCTCAATTACCACTTAAAAGAGTTTGGTCGGTAGTTCTTGCTGATGATTAA
- a CDS encoding DUF4917 family protein, producing MIKKVHKWREIATHFTDNLIVGNGGSIAVCPDRFRYKDLHAYAVNNELLKSNVIDVFKKATPRNPDFEKVLYQLWLADFINKKFDVEKSERERVREGYTLVRRALINTVKDIHPKQAQIESKLQQIGRFICNFSNVLYLNYDLILYWASLKVNSKEKHRCKDGFSSKASNKRTSISRLKFSDDLEKIWEPYNGNSASTAIFYPHGSLMLYQTRAKHEERKLGLAGDDMLDIITEFWAKNDNQPLFVCEGSSDEKLASISGSNYLTTVYQKVIPRLKNSFVIYGWSMGEEDEHIIRQLKRESISKVAVSIVRKDRSEQSISKELGYITDKLSNLVSEENIYFFDADSKGCWCH from the coding sequence ATGATTAAGAAAGTCCATAAGTGGCGAGAAATTGCTACTCACTTTACTGATAACCTAATAGTCGGCAATGGAGGCTCAATAGCGGTTTGTCCTGACCGTTTTCGCTACAAAGATTTGCACGCTTATGCTGTAAACAACGAATTATTAAAAAGTAACGTCATAGACGTCTTTAAAAAGGCGACTCCTCGTAATCCCGACTTTGAAAAAGTGCTTTATCAACTGTGGCTAGCTGACTTCATAAATAAAAAATTTGACGTTGAAAAGTCAGAGCGTGAGCGCGTGCGTGAGGGATATACGCTTGTACGACGAGCATTAATTAATACCGTAAAGGATATCCATCCCAAGCAAGCACAAATTGAGTCAAAGCTACAACAAATCGGTCGTTTCATATGTAACTTTTCTAACGTCCTATACCTTAACTACGACCTGATTCTTTACTGGGCCAGCCTAAAGGTGAATTCTAAGGAAAAACATCGCTGTAAAGACGGCTTTTCAAGCAAGGCATCTAATAAGCGAACAAGTATAAGCCGTTTAAAGTTTTCAGATGATCTCGAAAAAATTTGGGAACCCTATAATGGTAATTCGGCCTCAACCGCAATTTTCTATCCGCATGGTAGTCTTATGCTATACCAAACTAGAGCAAAGCATGAGGAGCGAAAGTTAGGTTTAGCGGGCGATGATATGCTAGACATCATTACTGAGTTTTGGGCAAAAAACGACAACCAACCACTTTTCGTTTGCGAAGGTTCATCTGACGAAAAACTAGCGTCTATAAGCGGCTCTAACTACCTGACAACCGTTTACCAAAAAGTCATTCCTCGTCTTAAGAATTCATTCGTCATTTACGGTTGGAGTATGGGAGAAGAAGATGAGCACATCATTCGTCAACTGAAGCGTGAATCTATCAGTAAAGTTGCAGTATCAATTGTTCGCAAAGATCGCTCAGAGCAATCAATTTCGAAAGAACTGGGATACATTACCGATAAGTTATCGAATCTCGTCTCAGAGGAGAATATTTACTTCTTTGACGCCGATAGCAAAGGTTGTTGGTGCCATTAA
- a CDS encoding DUF6933 domain-containing protein, translating into MLKLHATRKLFDKLTLTSDDALPVTPMSEWLYEKPNLDINPLSGWHGHLVTLQRRNCVLMAHDSTRFPLVLPALKKADFAELNDRFVDTFMNTLLKCGANEAHLETADKYLRPLQVDSDCSRSVQGTLNRMRDEFEHQLYYDRLNIADMTGYNAGAWLADTPRSVKGQKTVLWPKDAMLTLLERLADQNRFKEENP; encoded by the coding sequence ATGCTAAAACTCCACGCCACCCGCAAACTCTTCGACAAACTAACGCTTACCAGCGACGATGCACTACCCGTTACACCGATGAGCGAATGGCTGTATGAAAAGCCCAACCTTGATATCAACCCTTTAAGCGGATGGCATGGTCATCTGGTTACGCTGCAACGCCGAAATTGCGTGTTAATGGCACACGATAGTACGCGCTTTCCGTTGGTGTTACCGGCACTGAAAAAAGCCGACTTCGCTGAGCTGAACGACCGCTTTGTCGATACCTTTATGAATACGTTGCTTAAATGCGGCGCTAATGAAGCTCACCTTGAAACAGCTGATAAATACCTGCGTCCATTGCAAGTTGATAGCGACTGTAGCCGCTCTGTTCAGGGCACACTGAACCGCATGAGAGACGAGTTCGAGCATCAGCTCTATTACGACCGACTGAATATAGCCGACATGACCGGCTATAATGCCGGCGCCTGGCTCGCAGACACGCCACGCTCAGTAAAAGGTCAAAAGACGGTGTTATGGCCGAAAGATGCTATGTTGACTCTGCTGGAGCGATTGGCAGACCAGAACAGATTCAAGGAGGAAAACCCGTGA
- a CDS encoding Abi family protein, with protein MPRQQKPWISLDQQLGLLTDRGMTIDEPEIARSYLEKLGYYRLSGYWYPFRKISAHFNPELDIPIRHDEFINGSHFRDIVDLYIFDKRLRLHALDALERIEMAVRVDIAHLLGEIDCYAHENPECLHGRFSKQAKKKGPAKGKTEHQVWLEKYERAIWRARREPFIEHYKKNYEGIPIWVAIEVWDFGMMSMLYSGMKVKHQDKIAEKYGAPSGHDFSKWLRSLNFIRNVSAHHSRLWNINVLERAPIPHYEHWQKINNSRPFFYFCLMQKLLAVISPNSTWNKRFEAIVESFPEPENNAIRISEFGIVDDWESWPVWGLK; from the coding sequence ATGCCTCGACAGCAAAAACCATGGATATCATTAGACCAGCAGTTAGGGCTTCTTACCGATCGTGGTATGACGATTGATGAACCTGAAATCGCAAGAAGTTACTTGGAAAAACTAGGTTACTACCGGTTAAGCGGGTATTGGTATCCCTTTCGCAAAATATCAGCGCACTTCAACCCAGAGTTGGATATACCTATCCGTCATGATGAGTTTATTAACGGTTCGCATTTTCGAGATATTGTTGATTTATACATTTTCGATAAGCGACTCCGGCTTCACGCGCTAGATGCCTTAGAGCGAATAGAAATGGCTGTCCGAGTTGATATTGCTCACTTACTAGGCGAAATAGACTGTTATGCGCATGAGAATCCAGAATGTCTGCATGGCCGCTTTAGTAAACAGGCTAAAAAGAAAGGGCCTGCAAAAGGGAAAACGGAGCACCAAGTCTGGTTAGAAAAGTACGAAAGAGCCATATGGCGAGCTAGACGAGAGCCATTTATTGAACACTATAAGAAAAACTATGAAGGAATACCAATTTGGGTTGCTATTGAAGTGTGGGACTTCGGCATGATGTCGATGCTTTACTCAGGCATGAAGGTAAAGCATCAAGATAAAATAGCTGAAAAGTATGGCGCGCCAAGCGGCCACGATTTTAGTAAATGGTTAAGAAGTTTAAACTTTATACGTAACGTTTCCGCTCACCATAGTAGGCTTTGGAACATCAACGTTCTCGAGCGCGCTCCAATTCCTCATTACGAACATTGGCAAAAGATAAATAACTCACGACCATTCTTCTACTTTTGCCTTATGCAAAAACTGCTCGCAGTAATAAGCCCTAATTCAACATGGAATAAGCGCTTTGAGGCTATTGTTGAAAGCTTCCCCGAACCGGAAAATAACGCAATAAGAATTAGCGAGTTTGGGATAGTTGATGACTGGGAGTCTTGGCCAGTGTGGGGCCTGAAATGA
- a CDS encoding type I restriction endonuclease subunit R yields MTEDQLEQQCLEWFAEDGWEIANGPDIAHDGPFPERIDYKQILLFADLEAALRRINPHLPDSAIEQVIAVVRKPESLDCVANNREFHRLLIDGVPVEYKKQDKVVHDRAFLMDFGDIDANRFRAINQFTIEGSKQLRRPDIICFINGLPVAVIELKSPSAENVDIWDAFNQIQTYKDEIPELFAYNEASIISDGFNARVGSLTANQERYMPWRVVLNEDDKRPLEQEMETMVRGFFKRELFLDYIRYFVIFENDADNLIKKIAGYHQFHAVREAVRATVVAAEQQSLSEVAEKRATYADEVVPGSKKAGVVWHTQGSGKSISMCCYAGKLLQQPAMNNPTLIVVTDRNDLDGQLFATFSAAKDLLKQEPVQADNRDKLRQLLAERESGGIIFTTVQKFALLEDENGHPILNDRHNIVVISDEAHRSQYGLKATLKKDGKYKFGYAKHMRDALPNASFIGFTGTPIASEDKDTRAVFGDYVSIYDIQDAVEDGATVPIYYESRLAKLDINQDIIEELSDQVDEVVEDEEDVGAREKTKSEWSRLEKLVGSGPRLAQVAEDLINHYETRAKSIEGKAMIVAMSRDICAHLYNEIVKLRPDWHDPDPEKGAIKIVMTGSASDKPLLQPHIYNKQTKKRLEKRFKDINDPLKLVIVRDMWLTGFDAPCCHTMYVDKPMKGHNLMQAIARVNRVFKNKPGGLVVDYIGIANELKQALKTYTDSQGKGQPTHSAEEAFALLLEKLDVIHGMFAKGPNAEGFDYTNYNGKSYEDNPNELLLATANYVLSLEDGKKRFLDTVLAMNKAFSLCSTLDEAQNYQKEVAFLTSVKTAITKFTSVDKKLTQEEKNSALKQILDNAVRAEGVSDVFALCGLDKPNIGLLSEEFLEDVRQMPYKNFAVELLEKLLKDDIKAKTRNNVVQEKKYAERLQETLRKYNNRGIETAQVIEELIAMAKQFQEELARDEALGLNPDEVAFYDALAENESAVRELGDDTLKKIAVEITDKLRKSTTVDWQVRESVRAKLRILVRRTLRRYKYPPDRAPAAVELILKQAEVLSSSWTG; encoded by the coding sequence ATGACCGAAGACCAGTTAGAACAACAATGCCTGGAATGGTTTGCCGAGGATGGCTGGGAAATTGCCAACGGTCCCGACATTGCCCATGACGGTCCTTTTCCAGAACGGATCGATTATAAGCAAATTCTGTTGTTCGCTGATCTTGAAGCCGCACTCCGCCGCATTAATCCTCACCTGCCCGATAGCGCCATTGAACAAGTCATTGCTGTGGTTCGTAAACCCGAGAGCTTGGACTGTGTGGCTAATAACCGTGAATTCCACCGGTTATTGATTGACGGCGTACCGGTTGAGTACAAAAAGCAGGATAAAGTTGTCCACGACCGCGCGTTTTTAATGGATTTTGGCGATATCGATGCCAACCGCTTTCGTGCAATTAACCAATTTACTATTGAAGGCTCTAAACAACTGCGTCGGCCGGACATTATCTGTTTTATTAACGGCTTACCGGTAGCGGTTATCGAGCTTAAAAGCCCCAGCGCCGAAAACGTCGATATCTGGGACGCGTTTAACCAGATACAAACTTATAAAGACGAAATTCCGGAACTGTTTGCCTATAACGAAGCGTCGATTATTAGTGATGGGTTTAATGCCCGTGTAGGCTCACTCACCGCAAACCAGGAACGGTACATGCCTTGGCGCGTTGTCTTAAACGAAGACGATAAGCGCCCGTTAGAGCAAGAAATGGAAACCATGGTGCGCGGCTTTTTTAAGCGCGAACTGTTTTTAGATTACATTCGCTATTTCGTGATTTTTGAAAACGACGCAGATAACCTGATTAAAAAAATAGCAGGTTACCATCAATTTCATGCGGTGCGCGAAGCCGTTCGTGCCACTGTTGTTGCGGCAGAACAGCAAAGCTTAAGCGAAGTTGCGGAGAAACGCGCAACCTATGCCGACGAAGTTGTTCCTGGCAGCAAAAAGGCCGGTGTTGTCTGGCACACACAAGGCTCAGGCAAAAGCATTTCAATGTGTTGTTACGCCGGAAAACTATTGCAACAACCGGCAATGAATAACCCGACCTTAATTGTCGTTACCGACCGCAATGACCTAGACGGCCAGCTTTTTGCAACCTTTAGCGCCGCTAAAGATTTGCTGAAACAAGAGCCGGTGCAGGCAGATAATCGGGACAAACTTCGTCAGTTATTGGCCGAACGCGAGTCGGGCGGCATTATTTTTACCACGGTGCAGAAGTTTGCATTGTTGGAAGACGAGAACGGCCACCCTATTTTAAATGACCGTCACAACATTGTTGTGATTTCGGACGAGGCGCACCGCAGCCAGTATGGTTTAAAAGCCACGTTGAAAAAAGACGGCAAATATAAGTTTGGCTACGCCAAGCACATGCGCGACGCCCTACCCAACGCGTCATTTATTGGTTTTACTGGTACGCCTATTGCCAGCGAAGACAAAGACACTCGTGCCGTTTTCGGTGACTACGTATCCATTTACGACATTCAAGATGCAGTGGAAGACGGTGCCACGGTACCCATTTACTATGAGTCACGGCTCGCCAAACTGGATATCAATCAGGATATTATTGAGGAGCTCTCCGACCAGGTCGATGAAGTCGTCGAAGACGAGGAAGATGTCGGCGCCCGTGAAAAAACGAAAAGCGAGTGGAGCCGGTTAGAAAAGTTAGTTGGTTCTGGGCCTCGGTTAGCGCAAGTCGCAGAAGACCTGATAAACCACTACGAAACGCGCGCAAAAAGCATTGAAGGTAAGGCCATGATTGTGGCGATGAGCCGCGATATTTGTGCGCACCTGTACAATGAAATTGTGAAGTTACGCCCCGACTGGCATGACCCGGATCCGGAAAAAGGCGCAATTAAAATTGTGATGACCGGCTCTGCATCAGACAAGCCCTTGTTACAGCCGCACATCTACAATAAGCAAACCAAGAAGCGGCTGGAAAAGCGGTTTAAAGACATTAACGACCCACTGAAGCTTGTTATTGTGCGAGATATGTGGTTGACCGGCTTTGATGCCCCCTGCTGCCATACCATGTACGTCGACAAACCTATGAAAGGCCATAACCTGATGCAGGCGATTGCCCGGGTAAACCGTGTGTTTAAAAACAAACCCGGTGGCCTGGTTGTTGATTACATCGGGATTGCTAACGAACTGAAACAAGCACTGAAGACGTATACCGACTCGCAAGGTAAAGGTCAGCCGACGCATAGCGCGGAAGAGGCATTTGCGCTGCTACTGGAGAAGCTGGATGTCATTCACGGCATGTTTGCCAAAGGTCCGAATGCAGAAGGGTTTGATTACACCAACTACAACGGTAAAAGTTACGAGGACAATCCTAATGAGTTGCTGTTAGCAACGGCCAACTACGTACTCAGCCTGGAGGACGGTAAAAAGCGCTTTTTGGACACCGTGCTCGCCATGAACAAGGCATTTTCGTTGTGCAGCACGTTGGACGAAGCGCAGAACTATCAAAAGGAAGTGGCGTTTTTAACGTCTGTGAAGACCGCAATTACCAAGTTCACCAGTGTTGATAAAAAGCTAACGCAGGAAGAGAAAAATTCGGCGTTGAAGCAGATACTAGATAATGCTGTTCGTGCTGAAGGTGTCTCTGATGTATTTGCGTTGTGCGGACTGGATAAACCTAACATCGGGTTATTGTCTGAGGAGTTCTTAGAGGACGTAAGGCAGATGCCTTACAAGAACTTTGCCGTAGAGCTACTTGAGAAGCTGCTTAAAGACGATATTAAGGCCAAGACACGCAACAACGTGGTACAAGAGAAAAAATACGCTGAGCGTCTGCAAGAGACGTTGCGTAAATACAACAACCGCGGCATTGAAACCGCCCAGGTTATCGAAGAGCTAATTGCCATGGCCAAGCAATTCCAGGAAGAACTTGCCCGCGACGAAGCCTTGGGTCTAAACCCCGATGAAGTTGCCTTCTATGACGCCCTTGCCGAAAATGAAAGCGCTGTTCGAGAACTAGGCGACGACACACTGAAGAAAATTGCCGTCGAAATTACGGACAAACTACGAAAGTCCACTACTGTGGACTGGCAAGTCCGGGAAAGTGTTCGGGCTAAACTTCGTATCCTGGTACGCAGAACCTTGCGCCGATACAAATACCCACCCGACCGCGCACCAGCCGCAGTGGAGCTCATTTTAAAGCAGGCAGAAGTGCTGTCTAGTAGTTGGACAGGGTGA